The nucleotide sequence GTCACGTAACGGGACGATATGGCCAGAAATCTGGTTTTACAGTTGCCACGTTTTGTGGTAACGTATTCTCAGGAGAGGTGAGAAAAATGAACCGCATAAAGGAACTGCGCAAAAAACATAAAGTGACCGCTAAACAACTCGCCGAAGCCGTTGGGACATCCCGCTCAAACATCTCGATGATAGAAAACGGCTTTCGTAAAGCCGATATAGACCTCGCAAAACGCATTGCAAAATACTTTGGACTAACAATCGAAGAGGTTTTTTTTGTTGACGAGTGCCACGAAACGAAACATCCACGCGCTTCTGGCGAGTAGCCAGCGGAGAAAAGGAGGTGACAGCATGAAACTCCGAGTCCCCATCGAGGAAGTCCGCGAGGGTGACCGCATCAACAGCAAAGAGGTCGTGGAGGTGCTGCACAGGTTCACGGGCTACGTTAGGCTGGTCCTGCGCGGAGGTAAGGTTGTAGACGGCTTCAGGAATAGAGACTTTGTTGAGGTGGAGAGATAAGGGGGCAGGTACGGTGAAAGCGCCAAAACAGCAAGCCAAAGACGCCCGGATCCGGGCGGCCCTCCGCGTGATGGCGGAGATAGCCCTACGGATTATAAGGAAGCGGAAGCAGGCCGCGTAACCAGCGTCCAGTGTAGTAGGGGAGGTGAAACCATGACCCGCAAGCAGTACGAGGACCGCATGTTCTACCTGCTGATGCGGATGGCTGAGTGCCAGCGCATTCTGAAGCAGGCGGAAAAGGCCAGGGAAGAGCTGGAGCAGTACCGGGCAGAGTTGGAACAACTGGCCCGGGAGTACGCGGAAAACAGCACCGTGGCGGCCCGGCTTAAGGTAGTGAAGTAGTGGGGGAAAGGAGGAATAGCGTGAAGAGGGTACTCAAGCGCCTTTGGCTTCGGTGGGAGGCCTGGAAGGCCGAACGCAGGAAGCGGCAAAGGTGGGCGACTTACTTCCGGTCGGGAGGGTTGATACGGTGATGGACGACAGGGGCATTTGCCC is from Bacillota bacterium and encodes:
- a CDS encoding helix-turn-helix transcriptional regulator: MNRIKELRKKHKVTAKQLAEAVGTSRSNISMIENGFRKADIDLAKRIAKYFGLTIEEVFFVDECHETKHPRASGE